A region of the Apium graveolens cultivar Ventura chromosome 6, ASM990537v1, whole genome shotgun sequence genome:
ACTGTTATTCTTACTCCCATTGTGCCATGATGAATGCTGACTACCTAAAAACATTGACGTAACTAAATCCATAAACAATTACGTACCAAAACCAACTATTTAAAGTCTAGTATTTGGTGCAATTAGTCTTCTTGAACGACAAGGTCTTGTCATTCAAATTATATCCCACCAAAAAATTCATCTGCTGCAAATTCCCGAATATAGCTTTGCTAGCACCCGGTGCTATAGACAAGCAAGACTTACCATTGTGCATTTTTAGCACAGTGTTTAGTGCATCCAACTCCCAATCAGCTCCCGTAAAATGGAACGTAATTCTTGGCACCTTTTCTTCAACATTTTCCTCTATCTTGTAGCAAAGCCTCAAAACTTCTTCTCTCTCGACTGGAGTTAAGGGTATAATTCTCTTGAGTTCATCTTCAATCTTCTGGTAGAATTGTCTTGGAAGATATGTTGCGATAGACGCGGTATCAACAATGATATTACCGGTACTGCCATCAGCATTGTTTGCGTTAGCCTTTGTCTCGAATTTCAGATTTGTATCTCCAATGCTGACACTCTCGAGGTTTAGATAGTAAAATGTGTCTTGATCTTTAGTATATAGTGGAGTCTTTTGGACTCTGGATCCTGACACAAGTGCATCTTTTCCCAAACTGATTTTGCTGGACACGTTTCTTAATTTTAATGGCACCATACAATACGAAAATTTGCCTTTGATAGTATCACTTACTTGATTAAAGATTGACAGATCACCGTTCCCTAGACCTACAACGCCATTAGTCAAATCGTTGAATCTCCCACGGTTTAGGTGTCCACAACCAAAAGAAAATTTTGGGAGAATGACCGGCTTCCCCGAGGTTGATTCGAATACGAATGAATCCAAGGAAAGATCACCAATACTATGTGAGAGATGATCTCCGTTAAACACCTCATACTTGCAAAAGTTTTTATGATCGCATAATGGTGGCTGCAAAGTTTGACAAGCTTTTGATTGGCAGGGTTGTTTTCTGTATGTGGAAGATTTTTTGGGATGGAATAAAGGAGCGCGTTGCTTGGAACATTCAGTGCATGGCTTGCATTGTACCCATGTCAGATCACTTCCAGTGTCAACAGCCACTAGGAAGTCTAGAGGGGGAGTGCCAACAGAGATTTTCATGAGGTACTCTCCACCTTCCGGTGTCAACGGAGATCGTATTGTTGGCAGACGTGAAGCAAGCGTTGGTGTAAAGATATCAGATGATCGAATCATTGAGCGGAGAAGTGAGTTTCTAATATTGTCATAGTGAGTGCTTGATGCATTATAATACGGAGAAAGCTGAGAATCACGATGAATCAAATTGATGCTAAAACCAGAAGAACGTGGTCGTATAGGAGAAGTAAGAAAGCTTAGACTGATCATGAAGCAGAGTAGAAGACATGGAATCAGTTCCATTATTCGAGTTTTGCATAATAGAATCATGTCCAGAAGAGCACAATTTAAAAAGTGCAGAGTATTGAAATAATAGAATTGAATCATGGACTACTGTCATGCTAGTCAGGGCAAAGAGTATGACATTTAGCAATTCATGTTATATTTGGAAAGGTGTTCTAAATCATCCTAATCCCATTTTTAACAAATTATATGCATCATTCACACATATAGGCTCATAACTTTTAATTGATTCAATTTAACATTAAAGCAGAATAAGAGATCTGAGCTGGTGTTGGGTCCAATTATTAAGAATGTGTATCATCTAATATTCTTGGTAATTTCATATTTTTGCTTTGGAGATCTAAGTTGTGTTGGGTCCAATTGTTAAGAATGCGTATCATCTAATATTCTTGATAATTTCACATTTTATTCCTTTGAAGAAAGTAAATGTAATATTTGTGATGATACAAGTCATGTACAGGGGATAAGTTTGTGTAGAAGGATAGATATGTGATAATGTAATATGTAATGTTAAGATGTATATGAATATGCTGCTGATAGTTTAATGGTTAGACTCTAGTGACATGTTTTTTTGTAGAATTATGTAGTATATAGACAACATTGATGCAACGTCCATTATCTAATTGCTAACTTTATGAAATGCATGTTGGCCAACGATCATTATATATTTTGACTTTTGCAGTCTGCAATTTTTGTTAGAACATGATGAATGCTTATATTATGTATATGGAACACGAGGATATATAACTGCAGTCACGATGATAATATCGCGAAACCAGCTATAACATTGTGGTCTGCAATCAGTTTTCTTAAACGACAAAGGTCTTGACATCCAAATCGTATTCAACCAAATAGTTCAGCTGCTGCACATTTCTGGAACTGCCCCAATGGCCGGTCCCATTTAAAGGCAAAGCACGCCATCTTCCATATCTAACATGGTGTTTAACACACCCCTTATCCAATTACAAACGCAGCGCTTCCAAAATTGACTTTGTAGGACACATTTGAGCTTAGAGGCACCATCCAATACCAAAATTTGTCATTAGTAGTATCACTTAACTAATTAACTTAATTCGAAGAATATTCCACGGTACAAGTGTCTACTGTCTACAACCAAAAGAAACATTGGGGAATACGAATCGGTTGCCTGGGTATGATTCGAATATAAAAATATTCCATGGAAAGATGGATGTAAAATAGAAGATTTTTCAGAGTCAAATAAAGGAGAGTCTTGATTGTAATATTCAATGCATGGCTTGCGCTGTGTCAAATGACTGCCTGTATCAGCCATCTATCCATGTCAAATGACTGCCTTTATCAGCCACTGCTAGGAATTCTAGAGGAAGCGTTCCGACAAAGATTTTCATGAAGTAATCTCCGGTGACTGCTGTCAGAGAAGATTGTATTGTTGGTGGAGATGATCTTGTCATTGAGTGTCAAAATTTTGGTGTAATGTTACACAAAGGAAGTTTGaagattgaggttttatagtcTGTTCACTCTTTTTTCTTTTTAACATTTCAAAAATAAATAGGATGATGAATAGTGAAGGTTTAAACCAAATGTAGAGTCTAAACCCTGCACCATACATGTTGATAACATATTTGATAACAATAACATCAAGAAACCAGGTGAATACATACATCTTTAGAGTTTGGTGCAATCAGTTTTCTTAAATGACAAGGTCTTGCCTTCCAAATCATATCCAACCAGATAACTCGTTTGCTGCACATTCCCAAAAATTGTTGAACCGCCTGGTGCTATGGCAAAGCAGAGCTTACCATCTCTCATTTCTAACATGGTGTTTGATACACCTAACTCCAGTTTAGCTCCCGGAAACTGAAAAGTAATAGTTGGTACCTGTTCTACAAAACCCTCCTCATTCTTGTAGCACAGCGTTAATTCTTCTTCTCCTTCTACTGGTGTTGAAGATATACTTTTCTTGAATTCATCTTCAACCAGCTGGTAAAATTCACTGGGTAAAAATGTTAATGTGGTACCCGAATCAATAATAATATTACCATCCTTGTTATTCACATTGTGCATGTATGACTCGCTCTCAAATTTGATATTTGCTTCTCCAATGCTAACACTCTCAAGGTAGAGATAGTAAGATAAGTCTTGATCTTTTGTAAAGAACGGAGTCGTTTGAACGCCAGATCCTGACACAATCGCATCGCTTCCAAAACTGATTTTGCTAGTCACGTTTAATTTAAAAGGAACCATACAATACGAAAGTTTGCCATTGATAGTATTTCTTAACTGATTAACAATTGACAGATCACTATTCCCCAGGCCTACAATGCCGTCAGTGGAATTGTCGAAATTCCCACCAGCTGTGTCCCCGCAACCAAAAGAAATTTTGGGGACAACAACTGGTTTGCCAGAGCTTGTTTCGAATGTAAATGACTCCAAGGAAATATCACCCGTACTAAATGATCCATCTTCGTACGTAACTTGATAGTTGCAAAAGTTATTATCACAAGAAAAACGTGGCTTTTGACAAACTTTTGATTGGCACGGTTGAATTTTGTAAGTGGAGGATTTTTTGGGATCGAACAAAGGAGCGCTTTGTTGGTAACATTCAGTGCATGGCTTGCAATTTATCCATGTCAGATCACTGCCTGTATCAGCAACTGCTAGGAAGTCTTGAGGTGGCGTTCCGACAGAGATTTTCATGAGGTAATCTCCAAATCCTGGTGTTAATGGAGATTGTATTGTTGGTGGAGATGAAGCAAGCTTTGGTGCAAAGATATGAAATGATCTAATCATTGAGCGGCGAATGGAGTTGCGGATAATTTCAGAGTAAGACATTGATGAATTATAATATGGGGAAAGTGGAGAATCGCGGTGAATCAAGTTGATGCTAAAACCAGAACAAGTTGAATGTATAGGAGAAGCAAGCAAGCTAAGACTGATTATGAAGCAGAGGAAAAGAGTTGGAATCATATCCATTGTTTAAGTTTTGCAACTGGAGAAAGGTGATGAATGTTGGGTGTTCAGAAGTACACAATTTATATGGGAGGATATGTGCAAATCATGCAAAAAGAGTAAATCATTTACATTTAAAAACGTtgtttgaaaattttgaaaacttTCGGATTGCTAATATTAAGGTAAGTAATTTATGTTGCCGCGTAGTATTTATACATGTGTTTTATATGTTATATTATCTGTTCAGAAAAGTGGATTATGTTTattgaaaataatatattattgaggagtgattatttaagaaaaaagTTTCACAGATTCCAGGTCTTAATTGCAGTTAGTATATGAGAGTAATAGTTTTTCATCGAAGTCTTTTGATGCGTTGTGTTGCAATAATCTTGTAGAAAGAAGATCGAGGAACTCCGTAAGCAGCGTTCTCAGCGCATTGAAGGTTCATCAGAAACTCAACTAGTTGATGAAGATCTTGACGCTGTTGGGGGTCAGATGAGAGGAACCAGATTTATGGCATGGGTTCGTCACAAAGTACATTATGTCCAGAAGTAGTCGCAATACTGCAACATCTCGTTACAGTAGCTCGGACTTTGAAAATTAAAATTATCATTAGATGCAGGTTGGACTCCAGGAAATGAGGACCCGGGTAACTGAATTGCAGGAGATGAGAAACCAGTTGAGATTGATGAAGAGCCAACTTGAAATGGTTTTGAATAGTCACAAAGTGTCCATTCTCGTAGTGAATTTTGCAATTAGAATTACCATCCCGGCTATTAATCTGGTTCATGTTCCTAACATTGTTGACAGTATTATTATTACCTTCTCCAACAATGCCAAGTTTGTGTCGAGTTCCTGGGGATTATGATCCCTTTTCCACTGATGACTTGACAGCATCTACACACCTCCTTCTCCGGCCTGCAGGTTATGTTTGTTGATTTCGGACATGTCACTGGCAACTGGCATCAAACAAACCAAATAGTTTAATTCTGAGAGTGGATAAATGATAGTGGTACAGGTATGACATGTAAAATAGCAATAAGCTGAGATAGCTTAATTGTTAATTATCCTCGACATCATGAATTTTATTATGATAGGATTGTTGTAGTTTCTTTGCCACCGAATGAAAAGGCATCTAATTAAACAATTGTCAGATTAGAAAATCCATATGTAGTGATTACTAATTCTAAATTGCTCCTTTATCACAGTTATTATGGTAGGCATCATTCTAGCACAATGAGATCcagtttcttgatcaaattacTATTCCATGAATTACTAACTAATGCTGCATGGGAGAATCGAGAGGATTGATCAATTTATGCTTCATATATAGTCATGCAGCACTCTCCTTGTGGTCAGCCATTGCAATTTGGTTATTTTGTTTCTATCGATTTATCAGGTTACTTGGAGAGGTTTTATATTCTACACCAGCTAATCAGGATTTACCTGTTAATGGCTTCATCTATGAAGTCAGAAACTTTGAAAGATGAAGTTTGTATATTCAGAAGTATTTTAATTTCTGTTGTGTTGCAATAATAGCATTCAGCAAATAATATCTGAACTTTGCAGGCTGCAATTGTTCATAGAACCAACTTTTTAACGGAAAGTATTTAAGAAACGGATAGTGTAGCTAGAGTATTATAGTTTAATTCATATTTCATCCTATCATTAGGACCTCTTCTTGATGAATGCTTCACAGAACATTAACATAACTTATTTCAATACAATTAGAATCAGGCAACCAACTTAAATTTCTCTAGTGTTTGCTGCAATCGGTTTTCTTGAACGATACAGTCTTGCCAACCAAATCATATCCAACCAAATAATTCATCTGGTGCAAATTCCCAAAAACTGCTTCGACAGTTGGCACCGTGGAAAAGCAAAGCTTACCATCTCCCATATCTAACATGGTGTTTAATACACCCAACTCCCAATCAGCTCCCGTAAAATGAAAAGTAATTTTTGGCACCTTTCTTTCAAAGCCCTCATGTTTCTTGTAGCATAGGCTAAAATCTGGTTCTGCTTCAACTGGTGTTGAAGATATACGTCTCTTGAATTCATCTTCAATCTTTAGGTAGAAGTCACTGGGTAATAATGTTAATGTTGTCCCCGAATCAATAATAATATTACCAGCTTTGTCATTAGCATTGGTCCGGTATGTTTCTGTCACGAATTTGATTTTTGTATCTCCAATACTAACACTCTCAAGATTGAGAGTGTAAAATAAGCTGTATTCACCTTCTTTAGTAAAGAACGGGGTCGTTTGGACGTCTGATCCCGACACAATGG
Encoded here:
- the LOC141668836 gene encoding aspartic proteinase CDR1-like gives rise to the protein MDMIPTLFLCFIISLSLLASPIHSTCSGFSINLIHRDSPLSPYYNSSMSYSEIIRNSIRRSMIRSFHIFAPKLASSPPTIQSPLTPGFGDYLMKISVGTPPQDFLAVADTGSDLTWINCKPCTECYQQSAPLFDPKKSSTYKIQPCQSKVCQKPRFSCDNNFCNYQVTYEDGSFSTGDISLESFTFETSSGKPVVVPKISFGCGDTAGGNFDNSTDGIVGLGNSDLSIVNQLRNTINGKLSYCMVPFKLNVTSKISFGSDAIVSGSGVQTTPFFTKDQDLSYYLYLESVSIGEANIKFESESYMHNVNNKDGNIIIDSGTTLTFLPSEFYQLVEDEFKKSISSTPVEGEEELTLCYKNEEGFVEQVPTITFQFPGAKLELGVSNTMLEMRDGKLCFAIAPGGSTIFGNVQQTSYLVGYDLEGKTLSFKKTDCTKL
- the LOC141665474 gene encoding aspartic proteinase CDR1-like, translated to MELIPCLLLCFMISLSFLTSPIRPRSSGFSINLIHRDSQLSPYYNASSTHYDNIRNSLLRSMIRSSDIFTPTLASRLPTIRSPLTPEGGEYLMKISVGTPPLDFLVAVDTGSDLTWVQCKPCTECSKQRAPLFHPKKSSTYRKQPCQSKACQTLQPPLCDHKNFCKYEVFNGDHLSHSIGDLSLDSFVFESTSGKPVILPKFSFGCGHLNRGRFNDLTNGVVGLGNGDLSIFNQVSDTIKGKFSYCMVPLKLRNVSSKISLGKDALVSGSRVQKTPLYTKDQDTFYYLNLESVSIGDTNLKFETKANANNADGSTGNIIVDTASIATYLPRQFYQKIEDELKRIIPLTPVEREEVLRLCYKIEENVEEKVPRITFHFTGADWELDALNTVLKMHNGKSCLSIAPGASKAIFGNLQQMNFLVGYNLNDKTLSFKKTNCTKY